The region GTAACCTATGGTGGAATCCATTATGTGTTTGTTGATAGTAGTTGCACTATTTGGACGCAGAATATGCTATTAAGTAATCTGTATAGTACACTATGTTAGGAGGAGTGAGCCATGTGGGATTCAGCCTTGGTTACTTTAGCCTGTTTCGCCTTGTGTTCTTCATGTCTGTTGATATATGAACGTGCTTATATTGTTTAGCTCGAGTGGTGGGATTGCAGAATTAAACTgattttattatgttattatgcTAGTAGCAACCGAACACTTATCTGTACTGAAATGAGGGTGCATGAAGGTTAGTGTACTATAATATAATACGACTTTGTCCACTACTGCCAAAACAGCTTAACACAATCCCACATCCGATAAAACCCATAAAGACAGCCATAGTTAGCCTTATAACCCCAAAGTTGATGTCTTCCCTCATTTGTTTCCTAACTGACAGCCTTGATCTAACTAAACTTAGAAATCTAGAGGGCTGCTCCACAAAAGCatgatttctcagttagccagttAAATTAAGTCTAAAGATGAGAATTGTCCAACAGGGATATCCCTCAGCTAGTTTATGGTTGAACATGATTAAATCCTGATTTGTGGAATAATCCCATACAGTCATCatcctttttttaaaagaatgtgGTGTTATTTGACATATAGTAACTTCAAAAAATCAGATGGGTGCAGGAATGTTGGGAGGAGAAATGTTAGAATGGCAAAAGGACTAAAATATTTTGGTTTGCCTCAGGATGCAACGGCAGCATTTTTTCAGGACACACCATAAATTTTTCTCATAGAGAACAACTGCAGAGACACAGAGTTGGAGGCTTCATCCATACTACACACAAATATTATACAGTATCTCTTATGTGCTAatcttaataaaatgaatacagCAGGCTAGTACACAAAAATGGACATACTTCAGTTTCTTACTAACAGGAGGTCATATTTATAGCGAAATATAGAATGCTAGCCCCATGCTTACACGTTAGCTAACATGCTAACCTttagttaaaggaacacaaagtagaatatttactttatatttacagtttcaaagtcattgtgatgtgTCATTGACTTGTAATAAAACAGAGCCACTTATTATTCCTGGCTCAGCAATTCAGAAAGTGCACTATGCAGATTAATTCTGGTGGAGGGTAGGAATTCACTCTTTGCTCCACCTTCTCTAACTTCACACACGAaactgtgtagtgtgttgtgggTCTTGAATATCCTCCTCTTGCACAGACCTGTTATGCCCCCACTCCTTTTTAGTCTGACCTGTCAAGCTAGTCTGATTGAGAAATGTGTGTATAAGTGGAATAAATAAGGAATACCTTTCCTAGCAGACCACTGGAAGACAAGCGTGCAGCCGTCAGCTCACAATGGCAGAGGCTGAGGCTGAGTGGGAGCTGTGCAAAGAGAACATCCAGCCACTGAGACGTGGTCGAGACATCTCAGCCTTGCACCAGGCTCTCCAGCAGCAAGAGGGGCCCATTTCTGCCCTAAACCAACAAAAACAGTAAGTGCACATCCTCTACTCATAGTTTAATCCACTGTTATATTAGTCTAATGAAATGAGCACTCTGGACCAAAACTAATTCAGGACACTGTTTGACAGAGAGCCACACCCACTGACTGAATGGTCATGTCCAAATCAATGAATTGTAATGAAACAGGAGTAAGTTTCATATTAGAAAtttccagtccaccttaaatgtgatGTCTATGATCAGAGTCTCTGTTGAGTGCTGCAGGAGAAACATCTCACTGATGTGTTTACAGAGCATACGAGACAGAACTGCGCATGTATGATGGAGATGACCCCCTGGATGTCTGGGATAGGTAAGATTAGACAGCAGTTATCAGTTACATTGTATTAAGCATTTTAAATCTTGAGGAttgtttctgttctctctctcagttggcATCCTATTTGTTCAAACATTTTGCAGGTACATAAAATGGACAGAACAGAACTACCCTCAGGGAGGAAAAGAGAGCAGCTTAAATATTCTTCTGGAAAGAGCAGTCATGAAGTTcacagaagaaaagaaatatCACAATGATGCACGTTATGTGGATCTTTGGATCAGATTCGTAAGTGCTGTTTGTAAGTTTGTGCTAAGTACTGTGTACTAAGTATGAGTAGTTTTACTGCCTTCCTCATAAGCTGAAACAATGAGGGTTTTCAGACACAACATGATTGTTGGTATCTCTAGAAATGCTAGTGATATGGCTTATGGTGCATATCTAGATTATATAAATACACTTTTATTCagtatttcatattttcatatttatttctgaagctctttttttttcttgagatTTAATCACTGCTGTGCAGCTTATGTAGAACATCACTGCtgctttaattattattttttgtacattttagttGAAAAGTGAACTGATTTATggggcttttccactgcatggaacctactcaactcagctcttttgcttttccactaacCAAATCTGGAACCAGGTAgattttagtccctgctcacttGCCGTTCCAACCGAGCTGAACAGGTACCAAATTGTGACTTGCAAACCCTGCAGAGTGAAAAATTGGCCAGAGAGGCCTGTGAATCACCACGAAATGCTGAGATCCAGAACAAACTCACCTCTGGTAAAATCTCTAAAGTTATGtcagctttcacatttgttttaatctAACTCATACTCGTTGTTTGAATCGTACTTTggagctgtgtttaaaaaaaaaaaaaaaacgcaaataCACAAcaagtaaacagcacctaattTTACACCTGCcgtttgttgtggttttcaaagcatgCACTTCCCGTTAGAGATGGGGATTTGTGACGTCACCAGATCCATTTCATTTGGGAGTTGTGTCAGTGAATAAACAACCAGCTAAAGTGAGCTGTGTCGAGTCAAATCAAGCCAGtcccatgcagtgaaaaagcaccaATATCTGAGTGATTTATACATAATTGCAAATattgtttttcacttttttgaATAGAGATGCCAAGCTTTTCTAAACTTCTGTAATCATGACTTCTACTTCCATTACAGGCAGAAGGCTGTTCTGAGCCTCTAGACGTCTATCGCTATATGCAAGGTCAGGGAATAGGGACCATGCAGGCTGCTTTCTACATTGCGTGGTCTGAGGAGTATGAGAAAATAGGAAACTCGAGGATGGCCGACAGTGTGTTTCAGGATGGACTGAAATGTGGAGCTAACCCTATTGATAAGCTCCAGCAGTTTCACAAGTAAGGAATCTACATTACTTCTAGTCATGTTTTAAAAGTCATGAACTGAtgagttatttgttttttttgttaaacattTTAGAGCGGTACATTGTTAGAAATCATTGTAACCTGTTCTTGTAGATCAAGAACACAGTTAATTGTGATCTCTGCTCACAGGGCTTTGCAGGCACGTGTGTGCAGGCAGATGATGTCCACGGTATTGAACAAGGAGAAGGTGGATGATGAACCTCCAGAGCCTCAGAGGGAATCCCTTGTGGAGCTTAAAGCCAAGGGAAAGAAAAAATCAGTTGTTCCCATCAATAGGATGACTGCCTCCATTGGCTGTGAGTAACCACACTTGTCTTGGAGAACTGTTTAGCATTGTTATAAGCACAATTTCATGCTAATGAATAAAAGATTGGTTTCGGCACAGATGCACGCGGTCTGCAGTTTACACAACCTCTTGCGCCAGCCAAGAACAGTCGACTCATGATATATGATGAAAATAAGCAACATTTTGATCCTCAAGAACCCCTACTAGAAAGTTGGACAGCTCCTCCAACTGCTAAGGCCaaggaaaatgaacaaaaacctgataaatggaccaatgcTAAGGTACATTgtcatatattatttattatataaatttcACAAATCAACTGTCATTGATAGCATTTCTACAAAGCCTCATGatgtacatacattttttttgcagtCTAACATGATTTGCTCATATCGTAATTTCAAAACAAGTATTTTCTCTTCTATGTCCAGCTGTCCCAGAAGTCCAGATCCGGTCATGCTATTGTAGTTCCTCCATCAAAACCGAATTTCCAACCTTTTGTGGAGGAGAGTGATCAACCTCCTGCAGTGTGAGTGCTCTCTGAGATCTGCTGGCCAATTAGGCCCTTGGCCCATGGCTTGTAAAGTGCATGTTGATCATTGAATGCTTCAGGTTATTTTCCCCATCACTTTATAGGACAGTGCGGCCCCTGACAGTAAGTTTAGTGGGCATTGCTAAATTGAACCCAGCTTAAACattaaagttaaaataataCTTCTTAAAAACCTTATTTTAAGAACAGAGAGcactaaagtgtgtgtgtgtgtgtgtgtttatttatatatatatatatatatatatataatttttttttatacattttaattatggtTTTCATATGTTGtagcaatcttttttttttttctagtgggttgctagtgagcaatgtagCATGAACGGTTAAGATTTCCTTGCCCTAAATACAATTCACACCTCTCCTAAATTTGACGAAAACTGCTGATACCTCGACATGATAAACTCGTGTTTGGTCTGCATTATTACAGTACAACACTGTTATAAAGGCTATAAATGACTTGTTTGCTAA is a window of Hoplias malabaricus isolate fHopMal1 chromosome 1, fHopMal1.hap1, whole genome shotgun sequence DNA encoding:
- the bub1bb gene encoding mitotic checkpoint serine/threonine-protein kinase BUB1 beta produces the protein MAEAEAEWELCKENIQPLRRGRDISALHQALQQQEGPISALNQQKQAYETELRMYDGDDPLDVWDRYIKWTEQNYPQGGKESSLNILLERAVMKFTEEKKYHNDARYVDLWIRFAEGCSEPLDVYRYMQGQGIGTMQAAFYIAWSEEYEKIGNSRMADSVFQDGLKCGANPIDKLQQFHKALQARVCRQMMSTVLNKEKVDDEPPEPQRESLVELKAKGKKKSVVPINRMTASIGYARGLQFTQPLAPAKNSRLMIYDENKQHFDPQEPLLESWTAPPTAKAKENEQKPDKWTNAKLSQKSRSGHAIVVPPSKPNFQPFVEESDQPPAVTPCKINPTVNTVLSARKPHREEQTPLKRLQERQQHMQLQQVDETKGREKSMYCKELLFSGITEFSFEELHAERYRQKCSQRLEASSSATNNHEQSQSS